The genomic region aaaaaaaaaaagaatttggagttcatgtttaatttgaaagtccttttattgtacagcttttttatgtctgggtgacaggttccctttgaAATGCATCAGTTGTAGTATGACATAGGTAAAATGCATGTATGCGCATTGCTaatactgtaaaaaatattttatcacaatTGTTcgatttaaaaatttttttttgttttcagatcaaAAATATGCATCCCATACTTGAAAAAAAGCAAAGTGGCCCATATTCTAAATCTGAGCCCTCCATTAAACCTCAACCCAATGTGGTTCAAGAACCACTGTGGTAAGTTCCAATATCTGGGTATGGTCTTCATTTGAACAAACCTAGATTGTTCTGTGTAACTAAAATTGAACTAATACATCATAATGtatgttaattacattttttgtactaAATCATTGTTTCCACATAGTCCACCCAGTTCAAGTAGGATGTTTTGCACtggaaaatattaatattagtaataactaataataataaaaaatatatataatacaaataactGACAATATATTGTTACCTAAGggctattttataaaaaaagaattgacaGCTTGATCAAAATCACTATTGCAGCTTCTggcaaaatagtgaaaaaatgtgGTTTGCTTTCtttcattttgcattattttatatgAATATGTGGAAAATTGTAGGGAAAAGTCAGTCCCATTTTATTAGCGCCAtacagtgtgtatgtatatatttgtgagaCCTATTTGTGAACTACAAATGTATATAACAAAGTTTAGGTGTTTGTCATTTTTAATCCTTCTATGGCCCTGAATACTTTAATACTTGTGTATTTCAGCTTACACCATTGCAAAATATGGGATGTCTATGTGTGCGCTGGGAATGTCTGAGGAATATAAAGGAGAAATTGCTGTCAATGCTTTGTGGCCAAAAACAGGTAATAGCTCTTACACATATGGCTTTGAGGCTTTTGttctatatttcctttttttttttttcttgctgacaAACATGTGTTCCTAGGGCACAGTTGTGAGGCAGGTGGCCCTAGAGACTAGACACACAAATATTCTGCCTGACTACCCCTAAGTCTGGCCTTTCTGTAAGTTCATCAGTGCTGGGAGTGGTAGAAAAGTTTGGATGGACATAAACATTTCTTGCTAAGCCTAGCTAGAGATGAGTAGTGGGGGCTTTGACGTCACCACTGGGCAGCATGAGGGTGGGGGTGCATGAGTGGGGTGTCATTTAGCCAGGCACTGTGTACTGCATGTATCTTTGGCAGAACTGAGGATGAAAATGAATTTATTGAAAAAGCTACTGGATCAGTGTAACCCAACTTTTTGCATCATTTGCATAGCTTTTATCAAGGTTACAGTGTAAGTATTTAATGAATGCTGCCCccacttaccccccccccccatacttttTCTGTACTCTGACAGGGATGAGGAGGGGCTACCTTCCTAGTGTAGAGAGTGCAATGTAAGACGACATTAGTGTAAGTCAAGCAACATGTAACTAGTTAGTAGtgtattggtatttttttttttttttatgatgagcaGTATGCCTAGGAAATAGAAGCAAAGGTGGTAACCCAAAAACTGAGCAACAATTGCCCAGTGTCTAGATAAATACAAAGTGTTAACGTTATGGGAGTAAGCAGGCATGGCTGTGAACACCTTTACATGTGATATGCATATTATGGAAGCACACAGAACCCTTGTTTTCCGCACATTAAAGtgttggttcacctttcagttaacgtttagtatgttatataatggcaaattctaagcaacttttgaattggtcttcattttttttttagtagttgtagtttttttaaatgatttgccgaTTTCTTCTGGTGCTTTCccgctttcaaacgggggtcactggccccatctaaaaagcaaatactctgtaacgAATTGCAAGTGCGACTGAAATGCATTTGATAAAATGCCACCACTGggtgtgtatagatatagatatggatATGGATCTTTCAgtatattgaaatgaatgatgaaACCTGTCCAACACTGATTCAATTGTGTCATTATTATAGAAGCATGTTGGTTCTGTATGCATAACAATGAAGTATCACAGACAGCAGTGAATTCCTGCTATTGAAATGGCAGCACATCAAAGGCAGCTATTAATATATACAGCTGTCATTTCTTCgtgattatttatttatccatTGGAAAGGGCAAGTAGTTCAAGCGAGAGGcttggtttaaaataaaaaaaaatggcacaatagCAGATCGTCTCCTGCGCTTTATTATTTATGGTAACCTTTTCTTAGCAATGAAACTGTAAGGCCATTTACAGCGTATTCATTAAATTTATTAGCAGCTTGGCAGTATTGTGTACCTTGTGTAAAGTAGTAGAAGCCTTTGCACATAATCTGATTTGAAAAATGTCTGGCTGATAAATTCTAGGATAACCATACTTCTATAGTAAATTAAACACAAATAGTGTtagtgtttacttttttttttctgcagtacaATGTATGTCTGCTTCTTTTTGATGTCTGTAACCTTATAGTGCCCAACCCTATTAGAATTCTTTGGCTGGTTTTCTGAAGTCTGCTTCAACCCTATCTGTAAATGATATCTGTTGTCATGGCGATGTTGTTCGTGTAGTCCGATAGAGTTCAGGAATGCATTGGGACCATACGGATGCACTTTATAAAGACGCATAGAACATTGTGTAGTGCAAGAGGGTATTTTAGTCATGCTGAACTTTGTTGTAGGCATACAAGAAAATTGctacattgaaaacattttttttattttgcacatcctatctatttatccagtttttattttttacactgaattgttcctttaatgtttactgtATGAGCAGCATGACTTTGCAGTGAAATGCGAAACAAACATATGTGTTTAAGCTGGGCTTCGCCAGTAGAATAACTAACTCACCAAATGGAGTAGGTGGCCCAGGTGCTTCTGCCCCCGGCCCTCGGCTCAAGGGTGCGGATAAACCGTATACAAAGAAGCAAAATGTTGTAGCAGGGCACTTAAAAGGTCACGCATGGATCAGACGAATGTAGAGTTAAAAATCAATAGAAATCTTTATTGGTATAAACTACTCATGCCTACATTTTGCTTCTTTGCAGTGAAATGCAcaggtatttattttttcaaagggTACCATacatgggagttatttactatAGGTTTGCACACACTTTTGGAGAATATACATGAAAGAAAAACCTTTTaaggattctgttatgatttttaaggtgtagtttttatttctaaattacactgtttttgtattacaaataattcactctaccagaTAACAACATTTTATTCCTTGAAcaacaagtgaattttttttaactgtaatattggtgtgtaggcctgcacttaaaggagcagtaacaccaagaaatgaaagtgttttaaaagaatgacactataatgtactgtagccctgcactggtaaaactgctgcgtttgcttcagaaaacgtttatataaacaaggtgctgtgcagccatgggggggccattcaagtacaggataaacagtagataatagatacattCTAGATACATTGTatacaacagagcttatctgttatctcagGCCGTTTTATCCGGGCGCATCACCCCAActctttttccccccccccactgtcggCTCTGCTCCCTTCCTGCTTCTCCCCCACGTCACCTACAGAAGAAAGATGTGGTATATAGAAGCCAGTAGGACGGTGCACTGCACTTGCTGAAGTGAATATAGATGAAAAGGGTGCTGACGACCTCTGCACCAAGATTGCTGCCATAGAGAGGCCTTGGTGTGCTGCTGATTTGTGTTGCTGCTTTAAGATTTTGACATGTTCCTCAAGTAAACCCCACACACTAGAAGCAAAGTCAGGACATACAACTTCTCATATATTTAAACTGACATCATCCCTAGTAACCATATCGgtattattttatacattcatCTTTTGGATATCATATAATTTTACAGATGGATAGAATGAGATGTAAATAAATTGTTACCATTTCACATGGaagacaataaataaatgtaaagatgGGTTTCTGACTGGAACTTAGTCTATCCTTGAGCCAGATTTTGTGAAACAGTTGCTGCATATGAAGCAATAAATCAGTAGCTCAAACTCAGAACAGGAATGAAGAAGACAGTTTCATCATTCTCCCAAATCAACTGTGTTATCAACCAACGTTTGACTGACAGTAATCTTACATAACTTAATGTGCTTCTTGATAGACATTTGGGAACATGCATTTGATGTGATGTCATTCAAGAAGATTCTAAATATGGAATCACAATTTAAAGTGGCACACATAATGAGTGTGAAAATACTTAAAAGCATTCTTCACATTAATATTGTTAATTAAAAAAGCTAAAACAGCAGGATCATATTCCAGAGGTACAGTAAGGAAATTACTGTTTATCCATCTACCATAGGGCAATACACACGCCAGGCATAgattaaagcttaaaggaaccataacatcataaaatgaaagtgtttttaagtaatgaataaataatgtagttttGCCTTGAACTGAataaactggggtgtttgcttcagaaagactattatagtttacataaacaagctgcagtgtagtgGCGGGGGCACCAATTCAAGCTtaagacaaatagtagataacagataagatatgTAGAATCTCtttgtatactacagggcttatctatTATcaactgtgtaacctgtgccttttctcctttttcagattttaatggctgcccccaaagCTAcccagcagattgtttatataaactatagtagagttgcttaagcaaacacagcagttttaccagcgtaggccaacagtgcattatagtttaattaaatacactttcatttgttggttttactgaccctttaaaaaaaaataggctagAAATAGTACACCTTTTGTGTCTGTATGAACTCAAGGCAACTTAAGCCCATGTGCCGGGATGAATCTTCAACCATGGGAAATCAAGACTGTAAGAACTAAGGCAAATGTCACATGCAGCATtttctctgccagtggaaaaACCTCTTATTTAGCCCTCTACTACCCACATTATGTTCTCAATGTCAGGAATGCAACCTGCCTGCTAACTGAATACATGGCGTGGATATTGGCCTGATATTGCACAAGTGTGTGCAACATTAGCCTCTACTGTACAGTGCTAATTGAATAAAAATCTACATACATCAGGAAACATTTTCAACCACAGCAACAACTGTTGGTAAAATTGTAATCAACTGACATTGACAGCATTCATTAAAGCTACTTATGAGCAAAGCTGCTTATTGAACTTTCCTATATGGCACTTGGCACCAGTGCATtcattccacctccccttctgAAACTCTGCACCCGGAATTACTGGATAATAGATGCTTATAGTGATCTTAAGATCACCATTGTCTTGGATGTTATACttgttcaaaaaatcatccagGCCACTATTAAAGGCAAGTTTATGTAAAACAATTAAAGTAAATTACAGTGGATAAATATTCGAcaattgtaaatataaaaaacaagacAGTCAATTTATTAGTCACAGAAGAAGAAGCAGCTCTGTAAAACTCAAGCCATACTCGACAAACTTCTACAACACTTAGCAATACCATGGATTTTTATCTGCTGTGATAAAAGGGAGATatacaaagaaatgtaaaaaggTGTCAGCAGGCAAGTGAAGTTCATAATTGCTTTCTGAGTTCCTAGTGCGTAtgcttcctatttttttttctttttcaaaggcTTTTTCAATTTGCAGCATGGGGGCTAAAAAGAAAGCCGTGCTTCTTTATAATCTGGAATCAGTAGGTATATCTTGCCCTTTTTTCTTTCCTCATTGTCATATCCTCATTTCTCACAACTTCCATCATTTTCTCTTCATAATAGTAGCACACAATTGTGCCCATTAAAGGCAGCTTCAAAAACTCTTCAGTTCATTTGTAGATTATGGTGgcacttttcaatttttattttcatttactgcAGTACTTATGGTAcctggctttttggggaaaaatactCTTGATTATGGAGTAAATGCTGGAGGAAAACTGTTTAAGAAGACCTTTATTTCCCCCTAAAAGTCACACAACCACCGACCATCTTACAATTCCTAATAAAAATCACCAACcgatttaagattttttttttctgctccaaaaatacaaaagcttttttttttctcaagaaataacaaatttAAGGTCTCACAAGTAATCTACCATATATGTATGAAGAATTCATATTTAACTTGTTGCCTAAAAGGACATTGTTTCTTCtttgtattatgtatattattatttttattaatagattTCGTTTAATTATGATTCTTGCGTTTCATTCCAAAACCAGAAAGTGTGATATTCCAATTGAAACTTTAATTATAAGATAATTTAAGGTAATATTTACATGTAAAGTATAGCATCAGCGATAGGTGtagccatttttttaaatatacataactGCTGGGATTTTAGTCACCATTCTGTATTGTTTACAAAACACACGGGTGATATTTTTATTGCGGTATGGAGCTTCATTTACATTTAGCCATATTGCCTTTACTTGTATTTCTAAGGTATAAGACAAGGTGCTGTTTCATTGCTAATGAAAGCCTCCTAATCACCTTTTAAGTGTCAGGTCTGGGACATAGCAAAGAAACTACAGTGTATAAAGATATCTGATAACTTTCAATATTCCtgcaaagtaatttttaaaatgaaaatacatgaGAACAATGCTTATTTTGGCAAGTAGAAGCACAGGATctcatatccagaaagctttgaattacaggaaggccatacaTGATGGACTCCATTTCagtcaaataattgtaatttttaaaaatgattaaattttcctgtaataataaaatagtaccttgtagtTTATGGTAACTACGCTGCACGAATCCTTATCAGActcaaacaatcctattgggtttatttcatgttcaaatgtctttagtagacttaaggtatggtgatccaaattatggatcccaagcattccagataattaaGCCTATACCTGTATCCTCAAATTCTGTCTAGGAGAGAGatatttcattagaaaaaaacaagCAGTGTAACAAGTGTAAAGTAATATTGTACAATGAAATCTTTATTATACAAGTGGCACGCATACACAAATCAGCAGCCAGTTAACCTGGTGTAGTCAGTAGACTCCCACAACCATGGGAACAATGGTCATACTGTGCTTTTTAGGGTCCTTACATACGTGTGTTTTGCCCTATGTTCCCCTGCGGACGAAACGCAGGGGAACATAAAGATTTCCATATATGATTAATGACTAGCTAGCTATcttcagtagtacaggtatgggtcctgttatccagaatgcttgggagctgtgGTATTTCAgatatggatctttccgtaagttggatctccataccatacgtgtactagaaaatcatgtaaacattaaataaaccaaataggctggttttgcttccagtaaggattaattatatcttagtttggatcatgtacaaggtattgttttattaatacagagaaaaaggaaatcatttttaaaaatttggattatttgattataatgtctttgtgagatggccattccataattcaaagctttctggctagctggtttctggataactgatcccaaacTAAGTTTTCTAcaggcttaagctggccaaagacgcaaagatctgatcatacgaatcgaggattcatacgattttcggaccgtgtgtggagagtcccgacatttttcgtccggcggagatcggacgtttggtcgatcggacaggttaaaatatttctgtcggctgccgataatatctctgcgtgtattgccgatcgtatgattttcagagggagactgtcttTGGTTGGacgtaactttcgtacgattgctgtcaggggcagaacatcggctgatctgttcttttgtactttattttaatggttagtggcaggtcgggagatagggaagtccgatcatacgaatcaatgtacgatcggacttccccatctcccgacctgccactaaccattaaaataaaggatctttgtgtctgtggtcAGCTTTAGTTTGGAAGGAAAAGTATCTCTTTCTTACAGTATATAGGGTTGCTACTTTTGGTTGACCTTAAGTAGATATAAGATGTCATGGATAATTTAAAAGTACTATTACACAAAACATTTTAGTTGCTGTCGTCTTCTAATGAAAAACCACAGTGATCAAATCATATTAATGGTGAGGCAGCTGCTTGCCATCCCATTTCTTTATGAAGGAAATggcttatggcacacagggaCAAGTAATGAAGAAGGAGTTCTTTTATTCCCTGATATTTGATCATGTGTTTCATATCAGATACACTTTCTATTATCCAATCCCTGATCTGAAAATTGTTTACTGTGTCACTAAAGGAACATAAAATTggtcatttgatttttttagtacACTTTTTAGGCACATAATAACTATTTCTGCTTCGATTTCCATTGCTAAGGGAAAGCAATAGCTATACTAAAAGTTAGACAAAAAGGTTAGACCAGTTCAGTGCTTCACTTCCCTTGTGTAAGTCAGCTGCCAAGTTTACAGGCTCACTTGCTTAGAAAGTCGTTCCGAGCTAGTGGGGCCTAGATGTTTAGACAAAATCTTCTATTTTGACTAAAAGTGTCATGTCTTAAATATTGGGTAATATGCTCAAAACtatatctgtatactgtatatataccacaTACTTTAATactaacatttatatttatacaatagGCCTACTATGTGGAAACATGTTGGACAACACTTGACTATTTTTGGATGACTATAAACAAGTCAGGAGTGATGCTTCTGTTGGTTTAAGTTTTCTGTGTGATTTCTATTACAGCCATACATACAGCTGCTATGGACATGCTGGGGGGATCTGGGGTGGATAAGCAGTGCAGGAAGCCAGACATTATGGCTGATGCTGCCTATGCCATTCTGACAAAGACAAAGGATTTCACTGGAAACTTTGTCATTGATGAGGAGCTGCTGCAGCAGGAGGGAATCAAGGACCTTGATGTCTACGCTATTAGTCCTGGTATGTGTTTTGACAAGCAtatttgttttatacataaaTGAAAGGTGGGAATACAAATGCCTGTGGCCCAAATGAATCTTATTATTTTTGGTAGTGACTGATCAAGTAAAATTTCTCCTAAATCATTTTTGTCTGTAATGTTATAAAGCTTTTAAATAGTGCTCACCCATCTTTGACATCACTGATGGATGTGACAGGCAGATAATGTTGTTCAGTTTCCACTAAACATGTGCACCTTCTTAGCCCATGTGTTTGATGTGTTCTAGATTTCTGAGTGGATATGTTTGGAAAATCCATTAATCATTGGTTCCATTGGCACATCTATACAGTAACAAGCTAATAACCTAGGACAACTACCCTACATTAAGTCATAATTGGCATTTGTGTGTCCCAGGCATTATCCCTGTCATGCCTTTAAACAGAACAGTAAAATTGAGAAATTTGGTTGAACCAATTAGATGGCATGGGGAAGTAGCACAAAGACAAGTCTATATCACCTTCCTCACCGAAAGGAATTGGCTGCACATTCTGGGGCTAATAATGCCATGCCTGAACAATAAACCATAGAATTTGTGGTCTTTGTATATATACGTTAAAgcaattctttgtttttgttctttgGCTGCTAGGACACCCATTGCTTCCAGATTTCTTCTTAGATGAGAGCCCGGAGACACTTGCCAGTGCAATGGAAGAACATGGTAGGTGGTTGTAAGATTTGGAAGACTACGAAGACTAGTTTAAAGAGAAAATCACAGATGAAAATAAGAATTGCATCTGCTCATCACTAGGGCAGCAGTTAGTTTGGAattcagaatggaagatgaataggataGGTCCTGAAAAAGATCTATAAgcgtaataataaaatagaaatgaataaataagaaTAACCATATAACCAGGGCATTATCTGCGGTTTTCCTGTTGGGTTTCCTCCCACGCGTCTAGGAATATGCCGGTGCGGGAGGAAGTAGTataaacatgtactgtatacagtatgtcccaGAGTGCAAAGCAGTTTGTTCCAAAAGTAAACCTATTCATATAATCAACATGCAAATACCTGAGATTTTAGTTCTTACAAAGCACTCCACAAATTTAAAAACAGCACAATGAACATGCCTTCTAATGAACAATAAGTGCTTAGCTATGCCCTTGTggtttattaaaggtactttttttgtattatcagCCATTTTTCCTGCAGGAAATGTTCCAAAATGAAATCACATAGACAACATCTTATTTTATTCCATGAGTTGTCCCTTCCCATTATTTTGCATTGTGTTTTCCCTTTGCACAGTAGTGCAGAAAATGAGAACAATAAACGGTTACATTTGGGGTCATAGAACCATAATCAAGGTAAATATAATAAGAGGTGTTAAGAGGTAAGAAATTCCAGGAATCCTGTAGATTTGTTCTTGATGATGGTACAACAATGAGGAGTAATGGATTATGTGATTTTACAaaggaaaaaagtaaaagttCACAGTTTTTGCTTTGGATGGGAACTGAGAAACGGTTATACTGAGCACCTTTTATATACTAACTCCTTAGCATTTCTTCTTTAGCAGTACAGTTGGCTAAGCATTATTGGCAGACAAAGCAGAAATTCCCTTTCTGTACctcatggttttttttctttacaggtgCCACTGCTGCCTTTAAGGCTGGAAAAAAGCAGGCAAAATCACAAGACGCTAGCCCTCTGCAAGAGACATTTAAAGCCATTGAGCGTTCAGTCAATGAAGAGGCTGTGAAATCTACTCAAGGCATCTACCAATTTGTACTATCTGGTATGGGTCTTAACTGCTAAATAAATCCACttgattcttttctttttctacacacACAAAATTAAGGGTAAAGAACGGTATTTCACTAATTACAGTATGAGCCCATCGGCTGGCCTCCGAGTGATCTCccaggccattttttttttaatcattcagaTAAGACAGAAAGGACCTCCTTAAGTTAAGCTGTGCCTGTATCCTTCACAGCCACCATCTTATCAATTCCTTCTGCCTGGAAGGCAAAACTGCAGTCCTGCTGCTCATGCCAACCCAAGTGTATCTGACGTTAATGTGTGCTGTAACTGCAATTGCTGGCCACCACCTAAGAATGAAAATGCTATGATTCACATTGGAGTATTACTAATGATGGTGTGGCTTTGGAGGGACAACAAAGATAAACATGTATCGCATGTGatttgcagggccggatttacatagcaggcacccctaggcccactgacgttcatcacccccatcccctcccttttattctgtaaaatggggactggtgcactggaaatttaaaaaactattatctctagcgcatccccagtgtttctgaaccaatgtgaaaCATCTGTAACAAATATGTGAAAGCAATAGATGAGTCATGTGTTAGGAGGATGACTTATAGCTAAAGTTTATGGTATATTTTTCATATAGTTAGATCTTTCTTATTCTCTAATATAGTTCTGTCTGTGACTTGTGTGGTGGTATTGGCGAAGCACCCATCTCATAGAATTGACTGTACAAAGCAGAATCTCTGACCAACTGATAATATAACAGTTTGTATGCTGTAGTGTAAAAACTAAGACTATAAGGACATTTCAGATTTGAAAAAAGGAGGTTTCAAGTTAACAAAAGCTGTGAAGTTATGGAATTCTCTCACTGAATCAATTGGATTGGTGATACTTTACCTTAGACAACTTTAAGAATGGGTTTTCAAAGgggttatcaaagagtgaagttaaattACCTGTCAGATCATAACAGGCATAACAgttaccttttcttttttttatattcctttcttttcctttatGTGTTTATATGCTTATTCCTTATTATGATATCACTATAACCAGAATAATGACACATGACTCTGTTGCAATATGTTCTCTTATACTTTATTGATACCTGTCATACTGTTTCTCTTTTTATTGATGTCTGTGATATTCAATAAAGCATTTTTCtggttttctggttaaaaaaagagtgaagttagagatcaccacggtctgctagtgtgaaattccgccactcttcattcatttctatgggatttttaagagtatttatcaatgggtgaaagttcatcctttgataaattatgaaaatgaatggagagaggctgtatttcacgctagaggactgtggtgatcttcactctttgataaatttacccctcagacgaaaaggttgaacatgatggatgtGTTATGTTTAACCATATCTGCTATGTTAAAAGTGTTTGAGTTGTGTAAGAAACAGAAATATTGTAAAAGTCCAATAATGTAGAACAACATGAATTTCCATTTAGGTGAAGAAAGTGGCAACTGGTTTCTGGACTTGAAGAATGACAAAGGAGGAGTGGGTAAAGGAGAACCATCTACTAAAGCTGATGTGGTGATGAGCATGGACAGTGGGGATTTCATCAAAATGTTTGCAGGTAAACAGGGAACACATAGTCCAGGGAGCACCCATGGTTCATATTTATATGGATGCCAGgagtttcctttcttttttttttatttgcagctgtTTAAAATGGTTGTTCGCCTTTAtgctaaattatatattataaaattcctctggcaacttttcagtttagccttcattttttaaatattgcatgttttccctcattttaaatatttttattttttttgtggtccacACCAATCCTACTGGCAAATTTCAAATTACATCACCCCATTTTagattttacttttgttttggtCCCCCTGAAAATGGTGTTTGACTGTAGTAGATTGGGATAAATATCAAAGTGGATCTTCAGTATGCATTTAGGACAAATAAGCTTGCTTGCAAACACTAGCAGGCAATCTTTCTTTGACAGAATATATACAAATTATGAGAAATTTTATTCCAGAGAACTAACCCATAGCAAATAagaatttcaccttcatta from Xenopus laevis strain J_2021 chromosome 1S, Xenopus_laevis_v10.1, whole genome shotgun sequence harbors:
- the hsdl2.S gene encoding hydroxysteroid dehydrogenase-like protein 2 isoform X1, whose amino-acid sequence is MLPNTGKLAGCTLFITGASRGIGKAIALKAARDGANIVVAAKTAEAHPKLPGTIYTAASEIEAAGGKALPCIVDVRDENQISAAVEKAVDAFGGIDILVNNASAISLTNTLETSMKKVDLMMGINTRGTYLTSKICIPYLKKSKVAHILNLSPPLNLNPMWFKNHCAYTIAKYGMSMCALGMSEEYKGEIAVNALWPKTAIHTAAMDMLGGSGVDKQCRKPDIMADAAYAILTKTKDFTGNFVIDEELLQQEGIKDLDVYAISPGHPLLPDFFLDESPETLASAMEEHGATAAFKAGKKQAKSQDASPLQETFKAIERSVNEEAVKSTQGIYQFVLSGEESGNWFLDLKNDKGGVGKGEPSTKADVVMSMDSGDFIKMFAGKMKPTMAFMSGKLKIKGDMGLALKLEKILGQMNAKL